One Xiphophorus maculatus strain JP 163 A chromosome 9, X_maculatus-5.0-male, whole genome shotgun sequence DNA segment encodes these proteins:
- the LOC102220139 gene encoding zinc finger protein 501-like, with amino-acid sequence MCSVEPLREFIRERLTAAAEEIFTQLEKTIVQYEEEIDRQRRLLDLSWRPRTEPNPAGLQQHCLCSQKDISIQNQERISGPEPLNEEPEPLQIKEEPDDECSSPDEVQVVLKEEADASEEPDLIDLNPTRAQNLPGVILEAEELEGANRNKERHPGREARTPKTNQNQYFCKTCSKGFSQKRYLTKHMRVHAAETPLTCPTCSKSLKNQLSLTVHLRSHSGEKPFPCAACGRRFAHQLSLSLHQRVHSGERPHGCQVCGRSFLSSSNLTCHLRTHTGEKPFQCLTCGKCFSQRDNLKRHAKIHRGEKPFCCPTCEKSFYQKGQLTAHLRTHSSNRPFRCAVCERGFCDSHDLSTHMRTHTGEKPFECLTCGKRFSQRGNLTIHLRTHTGEKPFECLTCGKSFCQRGNLTAHLSTHSSARPHACDVCGKGFSEHCDLSTHMRTHTGEKPFQCLTCEKSFNNKFNLIAHMRTHTGERPFQCGTCGKSFCQRGNLNVHMRTHTGEKPFLCLSCGKRFQRKGNLMAHMTTHS; translated from the exons ATGTGTTCCGTTGAGCCTCTGAGAGAGTTTATCAGAGAGAgactaactgctgctgctgaagaaatctTCACCCAGCTGGAAAAAACCATCGTCCAGTACGAGGAGGAGATCGACCGGCAGCGGAGACTGCTGGACCTCAGCTGGAGACCCCGGACCGAGCCGAACCCCGCAG GCCTCCAGCAGCATTGTCTCTGCAGTCAGAAGGACATTTCCATCCAGAACCAGGAGAGGAtctctggaccagaacctctgaatgaggaaccagaacctctgcagatcAAGGAGGAGCCAGATGATGAGTGCAGCAGCCCGGATGAGGTGCAGGTCGTCCTGAAGGAGGAGGCCGATGCCAGTGAGGAACCGGACCTCATTGATTTGAATCCAACCAGAGCCCAGAACCTCCCTGGAGTCATTCTGGAGGCTGAAGAACTGGAAGGAGCCAACAGGAACAAAGAGCGGCATCCAGGTAGGGAGGCTAGAACTCCCAAAACGAATCAGAACCAGTACTTCTGTAAAACCTGCTCTAAAGGTTTCAGCCAGAAGCGCTATCTGACCAAACACATGAGGGTCCACGCCGCAGAGACGCCCCTCACCTGCCCCACCTGCAGCAAGAGCCTGAAGAACCAGCTGAGCCTGACAGTCCACCTGAGGAGCCACTCAGGTGAGAAACCGTTTCCCTGTGCTGCCTGCGGGAGGCGCTTCGCCCACCAGCTCAGCCTGAGTCTCCACCAGAGGGTCCACTCAGGTGAGAGGCCACACGGGTGCCAGGTGTGTGGAAGGAGCTTCCTGAGCAGCAGCAACCTGACGTGTCACCTGAGGACGCACACAGGGGAGAAACCCTTCCAGTGTCTCACCTGTGGGAAGTGCTTCAGCCAGAGGGACAACCTCAAGAGACATGCGAAGATCCACCGTGGAGAGAAGCCGTTCTGCTGTCCCACCTGTGAGAAGAGCTTCTACCAGAAAGGTCAGCTGACGGCCCACCTGAGGACTCACAGCAGCAACCGGCCGTTCCGCTGCGCCGTCTGTGAGAGGGGCTTCTGCGACAGCCACGATCTGTCCACTCACATGAGGACCCATACGGGTGAGAAGCCCTTTGAATGTCTGACCTGTGGAAAGCGATTCAGTCAGAGAGGGAATCTAACCATTCACCTGAGGacacacacaggtgagaagccctTTGAATGTCTgacctgtggaaagagtttctGCCAGAGGGGCAACCTGACGGCCCACCTGAGCACCCACAGCAGCGCCAGACCCCACGCTTGTGATGTCTGTGGCAAGGGCTTCAGCGAACACTGCGACCTGTCCACTCACATGAGGAcccacacaggtgagaaaccctTCCAGTGCCTCACCTGTGAAAAGAGCTTCAACAATAAGTTCAACCTGATTGCCCACATGAGGACGCACACTGGAGAGAGACCCTTTCAGTGTGGGACCTGCGGGAAGAGCTTCTGTCAGAGAGGGAATCTGAACGTTCACATGAGGACACACACAGGCGAGAAGCCGTTCCTATGTCTCTCCTGTGGAAAGCGCTTCCAGAGGAAAGGTAACTTAATGGCTCACATGACCACACACAGCTAG